A genomic segment from Bacteroidota bacterium encodes:
- a CDS encoding amino acid adenylation domain-containing protein: protein MIEYLSLVDSFLNQRKSKKGVILIDGDKLSETLSYQQLVEKSEFILGKLQEKGIKPKDELVFQLESNKEFIITLWACLMGGIIPVPVAPAVNPESRFKLQNIWKVLKNPTLVCSNDTLKRFREKTASDNNVVEEMAVRSILVEELLKSETKGEVYNSQPADIAFIQFSSGSTGEPKGVVLTHENLITNIKAIIACSDLRETDSTLGWMPLTHDMGLIGFHLTPLFKGIDQILMPTNLFVRQPALWLKKVHEHKATFLASPNFGYKHFLSYYKEDQIKDWDLSHVRRILNGAEPISVALCDKFLNVLSSTGLQKKAMFPVYGMAEASLAVTFPPVDKEYKAVYLDRNKLNFGEKVDEITDREKSVGFMVVGTAVNDCHVRICDYNNQPLEDRTVGSIQIKGKNVTGGYYNNALATESLITADGWLNTGDLGFLTNNELVITGRAKDVIFFNGQNFYAHDIERIAEELKELEQGKVVAFGTTNEELQKEEIILFVQHRGKSEQFIELAVKLKSYISQKIALEVTHVLPVNNIPKTTSGKVQRFKLGDHYKSGAFDDVIQHLERLEYEQFSLKEHILPANEVEEKLVKIWQDVLGIEGLGTNDNFFELGGHSLKAALLISVILQEFNVELNVREVFKAPTIQKLAKYIDTGKNSVFSAIENVSERNYYPLSSAQRRLFILDQLEKDNTAYNITSAISIKGDLNYTKLEESFKKLIARHEIFRTTFGVKNDGPVQFVHSSVPFALEFFKDDEIGVILKKFVRPYNLAQGPLFRAGVVKRKADHLLLFDVHHIIADGTSMGIIIEEFSAFYQGFELPEINLDYKDFAVWQEKHFNSEYFLEQEKHWLERYSGELPVLNFPTDFARPATQDHRGAVITSNINSELVAKLKNLASDTGTTLYMVMLSAYNVLLSRYSNQEDIIVGSPVAARTHAQVQKMVGVFINMLAMRNFPSADKTFKQFLVEVGNNALEAFMHQDFPIEDLVSKLNLTRDLSRNPLFDTVLIFQNMEVGDLNIKGLQTSRLNIDAGTAKFDLTLEITEKDSGLEVKAEYASALFNKETIVSLLEHFKNILESVSENASVKLKDIQLLSESERNKLLVDFNTSPKSKIGDSETIISFFENRIMQSSGQLIKCGESKITYQQLNERANQLAAFLRSKGAAPEKVVGLLVERSIDMMVAIWGILKSGAAYIPVDPAYPQDRIEYMLSDSEAEILVTSSALKHKVNFKGEVVDIADPEIKVESTGNVKRVNHPENLLYIIYTSGSTGKPKGVMIEHRNVLSFLPNLTEVYGFSQDDSILALTTLTFDISVLELICSVLTGMKVEIATDEVASNPQSIIKLINSGGVNVLQLTPSRLQVLLETGGSGFLNKINFLLVGGEALPENLNKTISSYPKLNAYNVYGPTEDTIWSTSYRIGEGAVKIGKPHCNEEVYILSATGDIQPVGVPGELCIYSKGLSRGYLKSPELTAEKFVSNPFRSGEKMYRTGDLARWLVDGNLEYLGRIDHQVKIRGYRIELGEIESWLYVNPAVKKAVVIDRADKTGFKYLCAYVVLSNDIDVSVLRQELIASLPEYMVPSHIVKLEHIPLTQNGKVNRKELPAPSAILSKSKDFDKAEGKLEKQMLEIWKEVLSLQQISVTDNFFEIGGHSLRGTILVSQIQRKLKVDVPLRAIFNYPTIRTLSIFIEGQGVSDIKRIEAAEPARYYPASPAQKRLFVLSQFESSSTSYNMPGTFVIKGNLDVEKLKHVFCTLLERHEVLRTTFEMVDGETMQLINEKVKLPFQFLNCTEKEVPSVIAQLIKPFDLSQAPLLRVAVVNVSNDYHLLLCDMHHIISDGYSTEILVREFLQLYEDKSLEDQRIQYKDYAVWTQQFLQSDALKMQEVFWLNQFSEEVPVLDLPTDFKRPAVQSFEGSTFSTELNGETLTKLKEITRETGATLFMVLLAAYNILLSKYSRQKDIVVGTPVAGRKHPDLQDMIGMFVNTLALRSYPENNKTFREYLFELKDLTLNAYENQDYPFEALVDKLNLRRDMSRNPLFDTMFAYQDNSMGELQSGDVKFNRYSLDTGISKFDISLDVVEHSDRMMLIFEYALSLFKKETIEKFSGHFKNIILSIIADPDIPIGDISIISSEEKSFILNNLNNTLYPIPENITVINLFEEQVKINGEKTVLTFPGQANSSEENFTYKDLDEKSNSFASILLQKGIKKEDIVGIMMNRTPEMFISILGVWKAGAAYVPIDPEYPLDRIDHMLTDSGIQILVTQESLKEKVVFGGEVIYLSADSLSGSETLPAVERKAHDLAYVIYTSGSTGKPKGVMVEQRSLVNIALAWKKDYKLNEFDVRLLQLASFSFDVFVGDILRSFVNGGQMIVCPAEFRLDISSLIQVLEKYQISIFESTPGLIIPLMEQVWEQKVSLNHLKILIFGSDTLSKENFVKLKNQFNNKFRIINSYGVTEATIDSCFFEGDLDSVSSVLPIGKPYINTQLYILGEGDQVQPIGVPGELCIGGAGVARAYLKRPELTAEKFTDLFTTGNRVYRTGDLARWLPDGNIEFFGRMDTQVKIRGYRIEVGEIENKLLNFSGIREVIVIDREDKTGSKYLCAYYTGNSFETKELRTFLLEEIPEYMVPLYFVNLENFPFTPNGKINRKLLPEPAEPDFGLNEIKVPSTAAEEAL from the coding sequence ATGATTGAATATTTGTCTCTTGTTGATTCTTTTCTGAATCAGAGAAAATCAAAAAAGGGTGTGATACTTATTGATGGAGACAAGCTTTCTGAAACCTTATCTTATCAACAGTTAGTTGAAAAATCAGAATTTATCCTGGGAAAACTTCAGGAGAAAGGCATAAAACCTAAGGATGAACTTGTATTTCAGTTAGAAAGCAATAAGGAATTTATTATTACGCTCTGGGCCTGTTTAATGGGTGGTATAATTCCCGTTCCTGTTGCGCCTGCTGTAAATCCCGAAAGCAGGTTTAAACTTCAAAATATCTGGAAAGTTCTAAAGAACCCTACTTTAGTTTGCAGTAATGACACTTTAAAAAGATTCAGGGAGAAAACTGCTTCAGATAATAATGTTGTTGAAGAAATGGCTGTAAGATCAATTCTTGTTGAGGAGCTTTTAAAATCAGAAACTAAAGGGGAGGTTTATAATTCACAACCTGCTGATATTGCTTTTATACAGTTTTCCTCAGGCTCTACGGGAGAACCTAAAGGTGTTGTTTTAACACACGAAAATTTAATTACCAATATAAAGGCAATTATTGCCTGTTCAGATTTAAGGGAAACTGATTCTACCCTTGGCTGGATGCCACTAACCCATGATATGGGTTTGATTGGTTTTCATTTAACACCACTTTTTAAAGGAATAGACCAAATATTAATGCCTACAAATTTATTTGTGAGGCAGCCTGCATTGTGGCTTAAGAAGGTTCATGAACATAAGGCAACTTTTTTGGCCTCGCCAAACTTTGGTTACAAGCATTTTTTATCCTATTATAAAGAAGATCAAATAAAAGATTGGGACTTATCTCACGTAAGAAGGATCTTAAATGGCGCAGAACCTATATCTGTTGCCTTGTGTGATAAGTTTCTGAATGTTTTGTCATCCACAGGTTTGCAAAAAAAAGCAATGTTTCCTGTTTATGGCATGGCAGAGGCAAGTCTTGCAGTCACCTTTCCTCCCGTTGATAAGGAATATAAGGCTGTTTATCTGGATAGAAACAAATTAAACTTTGGTGAGAAAGTCGATGAGATAACAGACCGTGAAAAATCTGTTGGCTTTATGGTGGTTGGTACTGCTGTAAATGATTGCCATGTAAGAATATGCGATTACAACAACCAACCTTTAGAAGATAGAACTGTCGGTTCAATTCAAATTAAAGGAAAGAATGTTACGGGTGGATATTATAATAATGCACTTGCCACTGAATCACTAATAACAGCAGATGGTTGGTTAAATACAGGTGATCTTGGATTTTTAACCAATAATGAACTTGTAATTACCGGAAGGGCAAAAGATGTAATATTCTTTAACGGGCAAAATTTTTATGCACACGATATTGAGCGTATAGCTGAAGAGCTAAAGGAATTGGAGCAGGGAAAGGTTGTTGCTTTCGGAACAACTAATGAGGAATTACAAAAAGAAGAAATTATTTTATTTGTACAGCACAGGGGAAAGTCTGAACAATTTATTGAACTTGCTGTAAAGCTAAAATCATATATCAGCCAAAAAATAGCCCTTGAGGTTACGCACGTTTTACCAGTTAATAATATTCCTAAAACAACCAGTGGAAAGGTACAGAGGTTTAAACTTGGTGATCACTATAAATCCGGAGCTTTTGATGATGTGATTCAGCATTTAGAGCGACTGGAGTATGAACAGTTTTCTCTAAAGGAACATATACTTCCTGCCAATGAGGTGGAGGAAAAACTAGTAAAAATCTGGCAAGATGTTTTGGGTATTGAAGGGCTTGGAACTAACGATAACTTTTTTGAATTAGGTGGACATTCTTTAAAAGCAGCTTTATTAATTTCTGTTATTCTCCAGGAGTTTAATGTTGAGCTTAACGTGCGGGAAGTATTTAAAGCCCCTACCATTCAAAAACTAGCGAAATACATTGACACAGGTAAAAATTCTGTTTTTTCTGCTATAGAAAATGTTTCTGAGAGAAATTATTATCCTCTTTCATCGGCCCAGAGAAGGTTGTTTATTCTTGATCAACTGGAAAAAGATAATACTGCTTATAACATTACCAGTGCCATTTCAATAAAAGGTGATCTTAATTATACAAAGCTTGAGGAGTCTTTTAAAAAGCTGATTGCCAGACACGAAATATTCAGAACAACATTCGGAGTAAAAAATGACGGGCCTGTGCAGTTTGTACATTCTTCCGTTCCATTTGCCCTTGAGTTTTTTAAAGACGATGAAATAGGGGTGATTCTAAAAAAGTTTGTTCGCCCCTATAACCTTGCTCAAGGGCCGCTTTTTAGAGCAGGAGTTGTAAAAAGAAAAGCTGATCACCTGCTGCTGTTTGATGTACATCACATTATAGCAGATGGTACTTCTATGGGGATAATCATAGAAGAATTTTCGGCTTTTTACCAGGGTTTTGAACTTCCTGAAATTAACTTAGACTATAAAGACTTTGCAGTCTGGCAAGAGAAGCATTTTAATAGCGAGTATTTTCTTGAGCAGGAGAAACATTGGCTGGAGCGATATTCAGGTGAACTGCCTGTGTTAAACTTTCCCACAGATTTTGCCCGGCCGGCAACTCAGGATCACAGAGGTGCTGTTATTACTTCAAATATAAATTCTGAGCTGGTAGCAAAATTAAAAAATTTAGCATCAGATACAGGTACTACTTTATATATGGTGATGCTTTCTGCATATAATGTGCTGCTTTCTAGATATTCGAACCAAGAAGATATAATAGTTGGGAGCCCGGTAGCAGCCAGAACGCACGCCCAAGTGCAGAAAATGGTTGGTGTTTTTATAAATATGCTGGCAATGCGAAATTTTCCCTCAGCAGATAAAACTTTTAAGCAGTTTTTAGTTGAAGTAGGGAACAACGCATTAGAAGCATTTATGCACCAGGATTTCCCAATTGAAGATCTTGTAAGTAAGCTAAATCTAACAAGAGATTTAAGCCGAAACCCGCTTTTTGATACTGTCCTTATTTTTCAAAATATGGAAGTAGGAGATTTGAATATTAAAGGTCTTCAAACTTCCAGGTTAAACATTGATGCTGGCACAGCGAAATTTGATCTCACACTTGAAATAACTGAGAAAGATTCCGGACTGGAAGTAAAAGCAGAATATGCCAGCGCTTTATTTAATAAAGAAACCATTGTAAGCTTATTAGAGCATTTTAAAAATATTTTAGAGAGTGTTTCTGAAAATGCATCGGTTAAATTAAAAGACATTCAACTGCTTTCAGAAAGCGAAAGGAATAAATTACTTGTTGATTTCAATACTTCACCTAAGAGTAAGATCGGAGATAGTGAAACAATTATCAGTTTTTTTGAAAACAGGATAATGCAATCATCTGGGCAGCTTATAAAGTGTGGAGAAAGCAAAATTACCTACCAGCAATTAAACGAGAGGGCAAATCAGCTTGCTGCCTTTTTAAGAAGTAAAGGTGCTGCGCCTGAAAAAGTGGTGGGGCTTCTTGTTGAGAGAAGCATTGATATGATGGTAGCCATCTGGGGGATTTTAAAATCAGGAGCTGCTTATATTCCTGTTGATCCGGCTTATCCGCAAGATAGAATAGAGTATATGCTTTCAGACAGTGAGGCTGAAATTCTTGTTACTTCCTCAGCACTTAAGCATAAAGTTAATTTTAAAGGTGAAGTAGTTGATATAGCTGATCCTGAAATAAAAGTTGAAAGCACAGGGAATGTAAAAAGAGTTAATCACCCGGAAAATCTACTTTACATAATATATACTTCAGGTTCTACAGGAAAACCAAAAGGAGTAATGATTGAACATAGAAATGTTCTAAGCTTTCTTCCAAACTTAACAGAAGTATATGGTTTTTCTCAGGATGATTCAATACTGGCTCTAACAACATTAACTTTTGATATTTCTGTTCTGGAGCTTATTTGCAGTGTGCTTACAGGGATGAAGGTAGAGATTGCCACAGATGAAGTTGCATCAAATCCTCAATCTATCATTAAGTTAATAAACTCAGGAGGTGTAAATGTTCTGCAATTAACGCCATCGCGCTTACAGGTTCTTTTAGAAACCGGAGGTTCGGGTTTTTTAAACAAAATAAATTTTCTTTTAGTTGGTGGCGAAGCTCTTCCTGAAAACCTTAATAAAACCATTTCTTCCTACCCGAAATTAAATGCATATAATGTTTATGGTCCTACAGAAGATACAATCTGGAGTACAAGTTACAGAATTGGTGAAGGGGCAGTTAAAATAGGTAAGCCGCACTGTAATGAAGAAGTTTATATTTTGTCTGCCACAGGAGATATTCAACCTGTTGGAGTACCCGGAGAATTATGTATATACAGTAAAGGACTTTCCCGTGGGTATTTAAAATCACCTGAATTAACTGCTGAGAAGTTTGTCAGCAATCCATTTCGATCAGGAGAAAAAATGTACAGAACGGGAGACCTTGCAAGATGGCTTGTGGATGGAAACCTGGAGTATCTCGGAAGAATTGATCACCAGGTAAAGATTCGCGGATACAGAATTGAGCTCGGTGAAATAGAAAGCTGGCTGTATGTAAATCCTGCAGTGAAAAAAGCGGTAGTTATAGACAGGGCTGACAAAACCGGATTTAAGTATTTATGTGCTTATGTGGTTTTATCAAATGATATTGATGTTTCTGTTTTAAGGCAAGAGCTTATTGCATCTCTGCCTGAATATATGGTTCCTTCGCATATTGTGAAGTTGGAGCATATTCCGCTAACACAGAACGGAAAGGTTAACAGAAAAGAATTACCTGCTCCTTCTGCAATTCTTTCAAAGTCGAAAGATTTTGACAAAGCAGAAGGAAAGCTCGAAAAGCAAATGCTGGAAATCTGGAAAGAAGTTCTTTCCCTTCAACAAATAAGTGTTACAGATAATTTCTTTGAAATTGGCGGTCATTCTTTAAGGGGAACTATCCTGGTTTCTCAGATACAAAGAAAGTTAAAGGTTGATGTACCGCTGAGGGCAATATTTAATTATCCAACAATTCGTACACTTTCAATATTTATCGAAGGACAGGGAGTATCTGATATAAAAAGAATTGAAGCCGCTGAGCCAGCCAGGTATTACCCTGCCTCCCCTGCTCAAAAGAGATTGTTCGTGCTTTCTCAATTTGAAAGTTCTTCCACATCATATAATATGCCCGGTACCTTTGTTATAAAAGGTAATTTGGATGTGGAAAAATTAAAACACGTTTTCTGCACCCTTCTTGAAAGACACGAGGTTTTAAGAACAACCTTTGAAATGGTGGATGGGGAAACTATGCAGCTCATAAATGAAAAAGTGAAGCTTCCATTCCAGTTCCTAAACTGCACCGAGAAAGAGGTTCCATCTGTTATTGCTCAATTAATAAAACCTTTTGATTTAAGCCAGGCGCCATTATTAAGAGTTGCTGTTGTTAATGTTTCTAATGATTATCACCTGCTTTTATGTGATATGCATCACATCATTTCAGATGGCTATTCAACAGAAATATTGGTTAGAGAATTTTTGCAGCTTTATGAAGATAAATCATTGGAAGACCAAAGAATTCAATATAAAGATTATGCGGTCTGGACGCAGCAATTTTTACAATCTGATGCACTTAAAATGCAGGAGGTCTTCTGGCTAAATCAGTTTTCTGAAGAAGTGCCTGTACTTGATCTTCCCACTGATTTTAAGCGACCTGCTGTTCAAAGTTTTGAAGGATCTACCTTTTCAACAGAATTAAATGGAGAGACGCTAACAAAACTTAAGGAAATAACAAGGGAAACCGGTGCCACTTTATTTATGGTTTTGCTTGCTGCCTATAATATTTTGCTGTCAAAATACAGCCGCCAAAAAGACATTGTTGTAGGAACGCCTGTTGCAGGAAGGAAGCATCCTGACCTGCAAGATATGATCGGGATGTTTGTAAATACACTTGCATTAAGAAGCTATCCTGAAAACAATAAAACCTTCAGAGAATATCTTTTTGAATTAAAAGATTTAACACTGAATGCTTACGAAAATCAGGATTATCCTTTTGAAGCATTAGTAGATAAATTGAACCTGAGGCGTGATATGAGCAGAAATCCTCTGTTTGATACAATGTTCGCCTACCAGGATAATTCAATGGGAGAGTTACAGTCCGGGGATGTAAAATTCAACAGGTATTCATTAGACACAGGTATTTCAAAATTTGATATTTCTTTAGATGTAGTGGAGCACTCTGATCGAATGATGCTCATTTTTGAATACGCTCTGAGTCTCTTTAAAAAAGAAACAATTGAAAAATTCTCCGGACATTTTAAGAACATTATTTTATCCATAATTGCTGATCCTGATATACCAATCGGTGATATTTCTATTATCTCTTCAGAAGAAAAGAGTTTCATTTTAAATAATTTAAATAACACCCTATATCCAATCCCTGAAAATATAACAGTTATTAATCTTTTCGAAGAACAGGTTAAAATAAATGGTGAAAAAACAGTGCTTACGTTTCCTGGTCAGGCAAATTCTTCAGAAGAAAATTTTACTTATAAAGACCTTGATGAAAAATCAAATTCATTTGCTTCTATTCTTCTTCAGAAAGGAATAAAAAAAGAAGATATAGTTGGTATAATGATGAATCGGACACCGGAAATGTTCATTTCAATTTTAGGAGTTTGGAAAGCCGGTGCTGCTTATGTTCCTATTGATCCTGAATATCCTCTGGACAGAATAGACCATATGCTGACAGATTCCGGAATTCAGATATTAGTTACTCAGGAATCTTTAAAGGAAAAGGTTGTTTTTGGAGGAGAAGTTATTTATCTCTCTGCTGATTCCTTATCCGGTTCTGAAACTCTTCCCGCTGTTGAAAGAAAGGCCCATGATCTTGCGTATGTAATATATACCTCTGGTTCCACAGGGAAACCTAAGGGAGTAATGGTGGAACAGCGAAGTTTAGTAAACATAGCCTTAGCCTGGAAAAAGGATTATAAATTAAATGAGTTTGATGTTAGATTGCTTCAGCTTGCAAGTTTTTCTTTCGATGTATTTGTTGGAGATATTTTAAGATCCTTTGTTAATGGAGGACAAATGATCGTTTGTCCTGCAGAATTCAGATTAGATATTTCCTCTTTAATCCAGGTTTTGGAAAAATATCAAATATCAATTTTTGAATCAACACCCGGGTTAATTATTCCTTTAATGGAACAGGTCTGGGAGCAAAAAGTATCTTTAAATCATTTAAAAATTTTAATTTTTGGTTCTGACACATTAAGTAAAGAAAACTTTGTTAAACTAAAGAACCAGTTTAATAATAAGTTCAGGATAATTAACAGTTATGGAGTTACAGAAGCCACAATTGATTCCTGCTTTTTTGAAGGTGACTTAGATTCAGTTTCAAGTGTTTTGCCCATAGGAAAACCCTATATTAATACGCAATTGTATATTCTTGGAGAAGGTGATCAGGTTCAGCCAATTGGTGTTCCGGGAGAATTATGTATTGGCGGTGCCGGGGTTGCCAGAGCTTATTTAAAAAGACCTGAATTAACTGCTGAAAAATTTACTGATTTGTTTACTACCGGTAATAGAGTTTACAGGACTGGTGATTTAGCTCGCTGGCTACCGGATGGCAATATAGAGTTTTTTGGCAGGATGGATACCCAGGTAAAGATCAGAGGCTACCGCATTGAAGTAGGTGAAATAGAAAATAAGCTTCTTAATTTTTCTGGAATTAGAGAAGTGATTGTTATTGACA